The Natator depressus isolate rNatDep1 chromosome 8, rNatDep2.hap1, whole genome shotgun sequence genome window below encodes:
- the SOX30 gene encoding transcription factor SOX-30 isoform X1, whose protein sequence is MKGGAQEEPPRQPHPPAGQEAPRSEHLLLHPLTRPGGREPPLLRLPPRPGPLHPLLPPLPGQGAPGKELHPAKGQSPPSKPLPPPRAALGPGEQEGGSEPPRALQGKAEEQEQEGQLGCSGCSKRKRGELKAAAARQAGKEGAQPAASGPVRRGGDQKGGHAEESQKEEMVKETGGDSVASRTGKEGAIKAEQAEAAGEDCKGREEAVSSKPAGSFSKDVPVAQPPGGFGAQHPQDLKIPLTLHPVPSGTRIQFQGPPPSELIRVTKVPLAQVPLKMQSLLEPSVKIETKDVPLTVLPADAGIPDTPFSKDRNGHVKRPMNAFMVWARIHRPALAKANPAANNAEISVQLGLEWNKLTEEQKKPYYDEAQKIKEKHREEFPGWVYQPRPGKRKRFPLTVSTVFPGTSQNIITTNPTAIYPFRSPTYSVVIPSVQNSIGHPACEAPSTIQLPAPSIQHPGPITLFQPSVGNTTPVAVPAPNLPLHPVIPPQRFAGPAQTEAHHVPSGSSCSVKRPIPVCIESSSRNPSNASTTHSRFPVSNSQPPKEYSGVSTCPRSAPIPQAPPIPHSHLYQPPPIGHPATLFGAPPRFSFHHPYFLPGPHYFPSSTCPYSRPPFGYGNFPSSMPECLGFYEDQYQKHEAMFSALNRDYPFREYPDERTQSEDSRSCESLEGVSYYNSHSHSEEEYLTPMPQLDIGALENVFTAAPSTPSSIQQVNVTDSDEEEEGKVLRDL, encoded by the exons ATGAAGGGGGGGGCGCAGGAGGAGCCCCCCCGGCAACCGCACCCCCCAGCCGGGCAGGAGGCACCCCGCTCGGAgcaccttctcctgcaccccctcaccaggccggggggcagggagccgCCCCTCCTGCGCCTCCCGCCCAGGCCGGGGCCCCTCCATccgctcctgccccccctccccgggcagGGCGCCCCCGGCAAGGAGCTGCACCCCGCAAAGGGGCAGAGTCCCCCCAGCAAGCCGCTGCCGCCCCCCAGGGCTGCGCTGGggcctggggagcaggaggggggcagTGAGCCCCCCCGGGCGCTGCAGGGAAAAGCAGAGGAGCAGGAGCAAGAGGGCCAGCTGGGGTGCAGTGGTTGCAGCAAGAGAAAGAGGGGTGAGCTCAAGGCCGCTGCAGCCCGACAAGCAGGGAAAGAGGGAGCCCAGCCCGCGGCCAGCGGCCCCGTCAGGAGAGGAGGGGATCAAAAAGGGGGGCACGCAGAGGAGAGCCAGAAAGAGGAGATGGTGAAAGAGACTGGGGGGGACAGCGTGGCCTCGAGGACTGGGAAAGAAGGAGCAATCAAGGCCGAGCAGGCAGAGGCAGCCGGTGAGGACTGCAAGGGGAGGGAAGAAGCTGTGTCGTCCAAGCCAGCTGGATCCTTCAGCAAAGATGTCCCTGTGGCTCAGCCCCCTGGTGGGTTTGGTGCTCAGCATCCTCAAGACCTGAAGATCCCATTGACACTCCATCCAGTACCGTCTGGGACCAGGATCCAGTTTCAGGGACCTCCACCTTCTGAGTTGATCCGAGTGACTAAAGTGCCCCTGGCCCAAGTGCCCCTTAAAATGCAATCCTTACTGGAGCCTTCAGTCAAAATTGAAACTAAGGATGTGCCCCTCACAGTGCTGCCCGCTGATGCAG GGATACCAGATACCCCATTTAGCAAAGACAGAAATGGCCATGTAAAACGTCCAATGAATGCATTTATGGTGTGGGCAAGAATTCACCGGCCGGCACTAGCCAAAGCTAACCCAGCTGCCAATAATGCAGAAATCAGTGTCCAGCTTGGATTAGAGTGGAACAAACTCACTGAAGAGCAAAAGAAGCCCTATTACGATGAAGCTCAAAAGATTAAAGAAAAGCACAGAGAAGAATTTCCTG GCTGGGTTTACCAACCACGACCCGGCAAAAGAAAACGCTTCCCATTGACTGTCTCCACTGTATTTCCCGGCACCTCTCAGAACATCATCACTACAAACCCAACCGCAATTTATCCTTTCCGATCGCCCACTTACTCCGTTGTCATTCCCAGTGTACAGAACAGTATTGGACATCCTGCCT GTGAAGCCCCTTCTACTATCCAGCTGCCAGCTCCTTCCATACAACATCCGGGTCCAATTACACTTTTCCAGCCAAGCGTTGGAAACACCACACCAGTGGCTGTCCCAGCTCCAAATCTGCCCCTTCACCCTGTAATTCCACCACAGCGCTTTGCTGGACCTGCACAGACAGAAGCTCATCATGTACCTTCCGGATCAAGTTGTTCTGTAAAGAGACCTATCCCAGTTTGCATTGAGAGCTCCAGCAGGAACCCAAGTAATGCCAGCACCACTCACTCCAGATTTCCTGTTTCTAATAGTCAACCCCCTAAGGAGTACTCAGGTGTTTCTACTTGTCCTAGAAGTGCTCCAATTCCCCAGGCTCCTCCCATTCCTCACTCACATCTCTATCAACCTCCTCCCATTGGTCATCCAGCCACTCTCTTTGGAGCTCCTCCTCGATTTTCGTTTCATCACCCTTACTTCTTACCTGGACCCCACTACTTCCCATCAAG CACGTGCCCGTACAGCCGCCCTCCATTTGGCTATGGGAATTTCCCCAGCTCAATGCCCGAATGTCTTGGCTTTTACGAAGACCAGTACCAAAAGCATGAGGCTATGTTTTCTGCTCTGAATAGAGACTATCCTTTCAGGGAGTACCCAGATGAGCGCACGCAGAGTGAAG